The following coding sequences are from one Streptomyces sp. V3I7 window:
- a CDS encoding peptidase inhibitor family I36 protein: MSQLPLLESSMKLRSWSLGAALALTALLLPAHAASAQAAPPPCPDGSVCFWSGEGFSGSYWEWTARSGYRDMPPSLHDHVGSAVASTRACFINWSPLEKRDVFNGDWRLPLPRRLRRPDRRGGSGRLLSRATID, translated from the coding sequence ATGTCCCAACTCCCCCTCCTGGAGAGTTCGATGAAGCTGCGTTCCTGGTCCCTCGGTGCCGCGCTCGCCCTGACCGCCCTGCTCCTGCCCGCCCACGCGGCCTCCGCCCAGGCCGCCCCGCCTCCGTGTCCCGACGGTTCGGTGTGCTTCTGGAGCGGGGAGGGATTCTCAGGGAGCTACTGGGAGTGGACCGCCCGCAGCGGCTACCGCGACATGCCGCCCAGCCTCCACGACCACGTCGGCTCCGCCGTCGCGAGCACCCGGGCCTGCTTCATCAACTGGTCCCCCCTCGAGAAGCGCGACGTCTTCAACGGCGACTGGCGCCTCCCGCTACCTCGGCGACTTCGGCGGCCGGATCGACGGGGTGGGTCCGGGCGTCTGCTGAGCCGCGCCACCATCGACTGA
- a CDS encoding S28 family serine protease, whose translation MRKALRWLLALTVLIGTLSTAGAATAAQPEATTGSTDIKERLLAIPGMSLVEEKPYTGYRFFVLNYTQPVDHRHPSAGTFQQRITVLHKDVSRPTVFYTGGYNVSTTPSRREPTQIVDGNQVSMEYRFFTPSRPDPADWSKLDIWQAASDQHRIFEALKPVYDHKWISTGGSKGGMTATYYERFYPRDMDGVVAYVAPNDVVNDEDSAYDRFFASVGTKECRDRLNAVQREALVRREPLEKKYEAYAADNGYTFTTVGSLDRAYEAVVLDYVWGFWQYSLLSDCDTIPADAKTATDQEIWDSIDTISGFSAYADQGLERYTPYYYQAGTQLGAPTIEFPHIEKELIRYGSQPPRNFVPRSIPMKFQPSAMRDVDTWVRQNAHQMLYVYGQNDPWGAERFRLGNGASDSYVFTAPGMNHGANVAGLVPDEKALATARILEWAGVASAAVQADPSAAKPLARHDARLDVRDVEREQALRP comes from the coding sequence ATGCGCAAGGCGCTCAGATGGCTGCTCGCGCTCACGGTGCTCATAGGCACGCTGAGCACGGCCGGGGCGGCCACCGCTGCCCAGCCGGAGGCCACGACCGGCAGCACCGACATCAAGGAGCGGCTCCTCGCGATCCCGGGCATGAGCCTGGTCGAGGAGAAGCCCTACACCGGCTACCGCTTCTTCGTCCTGAACTACACCCAGCCGGTCGACCACCGGCACCCGTCGGCGGGCACGTTCCAGCAGCGGATCACCGTGCTGCACAAGGACGTCAGCCGCCCGACGGTCTTCTACACCGGCGGCTACAACGTCTCCACCACTCCCAGCCGCCGTGAGCCCACCCAGATCGTGGACGGCAACCAGGTCTCCATGGAGTACCGCTTCTTCACGCCGTCCCGCCCCGACCCGGCCGACTGGTCCAAGCTCGACATCTGGCAGGCGGCGAGCGACCAGCACCGCATCTTCGAGGCGCTCAAGCCGGTCTACGACCACAAGTGGATCTCCACCGGCGGCTCCAAGGGCGGCATGACCGCCACCTACTACGAGCGCTTCTACCCGCGCGACATGGACGGCGTCGTTGCCTACGTCGCCCCCAACGACGTGGTCAACGACGAGGACTCGGCGTACGACCGCTTCTTCGCGAGCGTCGGCACCAAGGAGTGCCGCGACCGGCTGAACGCGGTGCAGCGCGAAGCCCTGGTGCGCCGCGAGCCGTTGGAGAAGAAGTACGAGGCCTACGCCGCCGACAACGGCTACACCTTCACCACCGTCGGCAGCCTGGACCGCGCCTACGAAGCCGTCGTCCTCGACTACGTCTGGGGCTTCTGGCAGTACAGCCTGCTGTCCGACTGCGACACGATCCCGGCCGACGCGAAGACCGCGACCGACCAGGAGATCTGGGACTCGATCGACACGATCTCCGGCTTCTCCGCCTACGCCGACCAGGGCCTGGAGCGGTACACGCCGTACTACTACCAGGCGGGCACGCAGCTGGGCGCGCCGACGATCGAGTTCCCGCACATCGAGAAGGAGCTGATCCGGTACGGCTCCCAGCCCCCGCGGAACTTCGTCCCGCGCTCGATCCCGATGAAGTTCCAGCCGTCGGCGATGCGGGACGTGGACACGTGGGTGCGTCAGAACGCCCACCAGATGCTCTACGTCTACGGGCAGAACGACCCGTGGGGTGCCGAGCGGTTCCGCCTCGGCAACGGCGCGAGCGACTCGTACGTCTTCACCGCGCCCGGAATGAACCACGGCGCGAACGTGGCGGGCCTGGTCCCCGACGAGAAGGCGCTCGCCACCGCGCGGATCCTTGAGTGGGCCGGTGTCGCCTCCGCGGCCGTCCAGGCCGACCCGTCTGCGGCGAAGCCGCTGGCACGTCACGACGCCCGGCTGGACGTACGGGACGTGGAGCGGGAGCAGGCGCTGCGTCCGTGA
- a CDS encoding ABC transporter ATP-binding protein produces the protein MAAQRGWARRLAGYAWRYPKDVVLALGSSLAGMAVMALVPLITKVIIDDVIGHHTRAMAPWAGLLLGAAVLVYVLTYIRRYYGGRLALDVQHDLRTAMYATITRLDGRRQDELSTGQVVGRATSDLQLIQGLLFMLPMTIGNVLLFLISLVIMSWLSLPLTLVALAVAPALWWIARRSRAKLHPATWYAQAQAAAVAGVVDGAVSGVRVVKGFGQEEQETGKLREVGRRLYAGRLRTIRLTSKYTPALQAVPALGQVAMLALGGWLAVQGHITLGTFVAFSTYLAQLVGPVRMLAMVLTVGQQARAGSERVLELIDTEPTLEEGTKTLPADAPATVEFDDVSFGYDDRRPVLEGLSFEIRPGETLAVVGSSGSGKSTVSLLLPRFYDVTHGAVLIGGHDVRELTLDSLRAAIGLVPEDSFLFSDTVRANIAYGRPDATQEQIEAAARAAQADRFIAELPDGYDTTVGEHGLTLSGGQRQRIALARALLTDPRLLVLDDATSAVDARVEHEIHEALQQVMRGRTTLLIAHRRSTLNLADRIAVLDAGRLADIGTHEELQERSALYRRLLTDPDELGGVSPGHATPTVPEEDTSVREELDAEFDAERGVTPHLWTGDRETKSTKDAALADAPATPQLLAQVEALPPAADTPDVDEAQAVRPEVSYGLKRLLRGFGAPLLISLLLVAMDAGMGLLLPVLIRHGIDQGVTRLALGAVWAASLLALLAVAVQWAAQIGETRMTGRTGERVLYALRLKIFAQLQRLGLDYYERELTGRIMTRMTTDVDALSTFLQTGLVTAFVSVVTFFGIMGVLLVIDVQLALVVFATLPPLIVATFFFRRASVKAYELARERVSTVNADLQESVSGLRIVQAFRREEDGRKRFTERSDDYRRARIRGQWLISVYFPFVQLLSSVAAAAVLIAGAGRVEAATLTTGALVAYLLYIDLFFAPVQQLSQVFDGYQQATVSLGRIQELLREPTSTASAEKPQGVRSLKGEIAFEDVHFAYGDGEEALTAVDLRIPAGQTVAFVGETGAGKSTLVKLVARFYDPTGGRVTADGTDLRELDLTSYRHRLGVVPQEAYLFPGTVRDAIAYGRPDATDAEVEAAARAVGAHDMIATLDGGYLHEVAERGRNLSAGQRQLIALARAELVDPDVLLLDEATAALDLATEAQVNQATDRLTGRRTTLVVAHRLTTAARADRVVVMDRGSVAEDGTHDELIARGGRYAELWRTFLGQAEPEEPVGAGR, from the coding sequence GTGGCAGCGCAACGGGGATGGGCACGACGGCTGGCGGGCTACGCCTGGCGCTATCCCAAGGACGTCGTCCTGGCCCTCGGCTCCTCCCTCGCGGGCATGGCCGTCATGGCCCTGGTCCCGCTGATCACCAAGGTGATCATCGACGACGTGATCGGCCACCACACCCGGGCCATGGCCCCCTGGGCGGGCCTCCTGCTCGGCGCCGCCGTCCTCGTCTACGTCCTTACCTACATCCGCCGCTACTACGGCGGCCGCCTCGCCCTCGACGTCCAGCACGACCTGCGCACGGCGATGTACGCCACGATCACCCGGCTCGACGGCCGCCGTCAGGACGAGCTGTCCACCGGCCAGGTCGTCGGCCGTGCCACCAGCGACCTCCAGCTCATCCAGGGCCTGCTCTTCATGCTGCCGATGACCATCGGCAACGTCCTGCTCTTCCTGATCTCCCTGGTGATCATGTCCTGGCTGTCGCTGCCGCTGACCCTGGTCGCCCTGGCCGTGGCCCCGGCCCTGTGGTGGATCGCCAGGCGCAGCCGCGCCAAGCTCCACCCCGCCACCTGGTACGCCCAGGCCCAGGCCGCCGCCGTCGCGGGCGTGGTCGACGGTGCCGTCAGCGGCGTACGCGTGGTCAAGGGCTTCGGGCAGGAGGAGCAGGAGACCGGGAAGCTCAGGGAGGTCGGCCGGCGGCTGTACGCCGGGCGGCTGCGCACCATCCGTCTGACCAGCAAGTACACCCCGGCCCTCCAGGCCGTACCCGCCCTCGGCCAGGTCGCCATGCTGGCGCTCGGCGGCTGGCTCGCCGTCCAGGGGCACATCACGCTCGGCACCTTCGTCGCCTTCTCCACCTACCTCGCCCAGCTCGTCGGCCCCGTCCGGATGCTCGCCATGGTGCTCACCGTCGGCCAGCAGGCCCGCGCCGGCTCCGAGCGCGTCCTGGAGCTGATCGACACCGAGCCCACGCTCGAAGAGGGGACCAAGACCCTTCCCGCCGACGCACCCGCGACCGTCGAGTTCGACGACGTGTCCTTCGGGTACGACGACCGGCGCCCCGTCCTCGAAGGGCTCAGCTTCGAGATCCGCCCCGGCGAGACCCTCGCGGTCGTCGGCTCCTCCGGCTCCGGCAAGTCCACGGTCTCCCTCCTCCTGCCGCGCTTCTACGACGTCACCCACGGCGCCGTCCTCATCGGCGGCCACGACGTGCGCGAGCTGACCCTCGACTCGCTGCGGGCCGCGATCGGCCTGGTCCCCGAGGACTCCTTCCTCTTCTCCGACACCGTGCGCGCCAACATCGCCTACGGCCGCCCCGACGCGACCCAGGAGCAGATCGAGGCCGCCGCCCGCGCCGCCCAGGCGGACCGTTTCATCGCCGAGCTGCCCGACGGCTACGACACCACGGTCGGCGAGCACGGCCTCACCCTCTCCGGCGGCCAGCGCCAGCGCATCGCGCTCGCCCGCGCCCTGCTCACCGACCCGCGGCTGCTCGTCCTCGACGACGCCACCTCCGCCGTGGACGCCCGCGTCGAGCACGAGATCCACGAGGCGCTCCAGCAGGTCATGCGCGGCCGGACCACTCTGCTCATCGCCCACCGCCGCTCCACCCTCAACCTCGCCGACCGCATCGCCGTCCTCGACGCCGGCCGGCTCGCCGACATCGGCACCCACGAGGAACTCCAGGAGCGCTCCGCCCTCTACCGCCGCCTGCTCACCGACCCCGACGAGCTGGGCGGCGTCTCCCCGGGCCACGCCACCCCCACCGTCCCCGAGGAGGACACCTCCGTCCGCGAGGAGCTGGACGCCGAGTTCGACGCCGAGCGCGGCGTCACCCCGCACCTGTGGACCGGGGACCGCGAGACCAAGTCCACCAAGGACGCAGCCCTCGCCGACGCCCCCGCCACCCCCCAGCTCCTCGCCCAGGTCGAGGCGCTGCCCCCGGCCGCCGACACTCCCGACGTCGACGAGGCGCAGGCGGTGCGGCCCGAGGTGTCGTACGGCCTGAAGCGCCTGCTGCGCGGCTTCGGGGCGCCCTTGCTGATCAGCCTGCTGCTCGTCGCCATGGACGCGGGCATGGGCCTGCTGCTGCCCGTGCTGATCCGGCACGGCATCGACCAGGGCGTCACCCGGCTCGCCCTCGGCGCGGTGTGGGCGGCGTCCCTGCTCGCCCTGCTCGCCGTCGCCGTGCAGTGGGCGGCGCAGATCGGCGAGACCCGGATGACCGGCCGCACCGGCGAACGCGTCCTGTACGCCCTGCGCCTGAAGATCTTCGCCCAGCTCCAGCGGCTCGGCCTCGACTACTACGAGCGCGAGCTGACCGGCCGGATCATGACGCGGATGACGACCGACGTCGACGCCCTCTCGACCTTCCTGCAGACCGGCCTGGTCACCGCGTTCGTCTCGGTCGTCACCTTCTTCGGCATCATGGGCGTCCTGCTCGTCATCGACGTGCAGCTGGCGCTGGTCGTCTTCGCCACCCTGCCCCCGCTGATCGTCGCGACCTTCTTCTTCCGCCGCGCGAGCGTGAAGGCGTACGAACTCGCCCGTGAGCGGGTCTCCACGGTCAACGCCGACCTCCAGGAGTCGGTGTCCGGGCTGCGGATCGTGCAGGCCTTCCGGCGCGAGGAGGACGGCAGGAAGCGGTTCACCGAGCGCAGCGACGACTACCGGCGCGCCCGTATCCGCGGCCAGTGGCTGATCTCCGTCTACTTCCCGTTCGTGCAGCTGCTGTCGTCGGTCGCCGCGGCCGCCGTGCTGATCGCGGGCGCGGGCCGGGTGGAGGCGGCCACGCTGACCACCGGCGCGCTCGTCGCCTACCTGCTCTACATCGACCTGTTCTTCGCACCCGTCCAGCAGCTCTCCCAGGTCTTCGACGGCTACCAGCAGGCCACCGTCTCCCTCGGCCGTATCCAGGAGCTGCTGCGCGAGCCGACGTCCACCGCGTCCGCCGAGAAGCCGCAAGGCGTCCGCTCCCTCAAGGGCGAGATCGCCTTCGAGGACGTGCACTTCGCGTACGGGGACGGCGAAGAGGCGCTCACCGCCGTCGACTTGAGGATTCCCGCTGGGCAGACCGTCGCCTTCGTCGGCGAGACCGGCGCCGGCAAGTCGACGCTGGTGAAGCTGGTGGCCCGGTTCTACGACCCGACGGGCGGCCGGGTGACCGCCGACGGCACGGATCTGCGGGAGCTGGACCTGACGTCGTACCGCCACCGCCTCGGTGTCGTCCCGCAGGAGGCGTACCTCTTCCCCGGCACCGTCCGCGACGCCATCGCCTACGGCCGCCCCGACGCCACCGACGCCGAGGTGGAGGCCGCGGCCCGGGCGGTCGGCGCGCACGACATGATCGCCACGCTCGACGGCGGCTACCTCCACGAGGTCGCCGAGCGCGGCCGCAACCTCTCCGCGGGCCAGCGCCAGCTCATCGCCCTCGCCCGCGCCGAGCTCGTCGACCCCGACGTGCTGCTCCTCGACGAGGCGACGGCAGCCCTCGACCTGGCCACCGAGGCCCAGGTCAACCAGGCCACCGACCGGCTGACCGGCCGCCGTACAACGCTCGTGGTCGCGCACCGTCTCACCACCGCCGCCCGGGCCGACCGGGTCGTGGTGATGGACCGCGGGAGCGTCGCGGAGGACGGCACACACGACGAACTCATCGCGCGCGGCGGCCGGTACGCCGAGCTGTGGCGGACCTTCCTCGGCCAGGCGGAACCGGAGGAGCCGGTGGGCGCCGGCCGCTGA
- a CDS encoding serine hydrolase gives MTHRISGRTRVLGAGIVAGVLVSGVAAASPAVAATAPAVSCTSARAGLADKLRTDITAALASRAGTIAVGLYDRTTNTTCTLRSTTAYDSASVVKVTVLATLLWDAKKHNRYLTDREVSLAKAMITQSDNTATSTLWKQLGLTKIRGFLSDAGMTQTIPGANGYWGLTQITVTDEQKLLKLITARNAVLSDNSRAYILKLMGQVISSQRWGTPYGAPSGVAVHVKNGWLQRSTHGWRVHSVGTFNGNGHDYMITVLTHGNSTMSYGINTIQGVAKVIHRDLAA, from the coding sequence ATGACTCACCGGATATCCGGGCGCACCCGGGTGCTCGGCGCCGGCATCGTCGCGGGCGTGCTCGTGTCGGGGGTGGCGGCGGCCTCGCCCGCCGTCGCGGCCACGGCGCCCGCCGTCAGCTGTACGTCGGCCAGGGCCGGCCTCGCCGACAAGCTGAGGACCGACATCACGGCCGCCCTCGCAAGCCGGGCCGGCACCATCGCCGTCGGCCTCTACGACCGCACCACGAACACCACCTGCACCCTGCGCTCCACCACCGCCTACGACTCCGCCAGCGTCGTCAAGGTCACCGTCCTTGCCACGCTGCTGTGGGACGCGAAGAAGCACAACCGGTACCTGACCGACCGCGAGGTCTCGCTCGCCAAAGCGATGATCACCCAGTCGGACAACACCGCGACCAGCACGCTGTGGAAGCAGCTGGGTCTGACGAAGATCAGGGGCTTCCTGAGTGACGCAGGGATGACACAGACGATCCCCGGCGCCAACGGCTACTGGGGGCTGACCCAGATCACGGTCACCGACGAGCAGAAGCTGCTGAAGCTGATCACCGCGAGAAACGCCGTGCTCAGCGACAACTCGCGTGCCTACATCCTCAAGCTCATGGGCCAGGTCATCTCGTCCCAGCGCTGGGGCACCCCGTACGGCGCCCCATCCGGTGTCGCCGTCCACGTCAAGAACGGCTGGCTGCAGCGCTCCACCCACGGCTGGCGGGTGCACAGCGTCGGCACGTTCAACGGCAACGGCCACGACTACATGATCACCGTGCTGACCCACGGGAACAGCACGATGAGCTACGGGATCAACACCATCCAGGGCGTCGCCAAGGTCATCCACCGGGACCTGGCGGCCTGA
- a CDS encoding glycoside hydrolase family 3 protein, translating to MQDSSTGRSGTSGRSGSSDQPQARPHARPSRRAVLAATATVGVTAALAGGGGTAYAGTDAPTDAAQADRRLQALISRMTLEEKVGQLFVMRVYGHSATDPDQADIDANLSEIGVRTAAELIAKYRVGGIIYFTWAHNTRNPHQIAALSNGIQQASLDLPRGLPLLIATDQEHGIVCRVGRPATLFPGAMAMGAGGSRGDARTLGRISGAELRAIGINQDYSPDADVNVNPANPVIGVRSFGADPEAVAGLVAAEVKGYQASGVAATAKHFPGHGDTAVDSHFGFPVITHSRELWEELDAVPFRAAIRSGIDSIMTAHIQFPALDDAGDPATLSHPILTGILRGELGYDGVVVTDSLGMEGVRTKYGDDRVPVLALKAGVDQLLNPPKLDVAWNAVLNAVRGGELTEARLDESLLRILRLKAKLGLLQDPYADEAAVDRRVGTDEHLAAADRIAERTTTLLVNEGGILPLSRRTHTKVLVVGADPASPSGTTGPPTGVLAGALTELGFAATALSTGTAPSAATIAKAVAAAQNADAVVVGTYNLTASSSQKTLVRQLLATGKPLVAVAIRNPYDVAQLGEVRGYLASYSWTDVELRAAARVIAGQVDPQGTLPVPVQRADDPTQVLYPVGHGLSY from the coding sequence GTGCAGGACAGCAGCACGGGAAGATCGGGAACATCGGGTAGATCGGGAAGCTCGGATCAGCCCCAGGCGCGGCCCCACGCGCGGCCGTCCCGGCGGGCCGTTCTCGCCGCGACCGCGACCGTCGGCGTCACCGCCGCACTGGCGGGCGGCGGCGGAACCGCGTACGCCGGCACCGACGCCCCCACCGACGCCGCCCAGGCCGACCGCAGGCTCCAGGCCCTCATCTCCCGCATGACGCTCGAGGAGAAGGTCGGCCAGCTCTTCGTGATGCGGGTGTACGGGCACTCCGCCACCGACCCCGACCAGGCCGACATCGACGCCAACCTCAGCGAGATCGGCGTACGCACCGCGGCCGAGCTGATCGCCAAGTACCGCGTCGGCGGCATCATCTACTTCACCTGGGCCCACAACACCCGGAACCCGCACCAGATCGCCGCCCTGTCCAACGGCATCCAACAGGCCTCGCTCGACCTGCCCCGCGGGCTGCCCCTGCTCATCGCCACCGACCAGGAGCACGGCATCGTCTGCCGGGTCGGCAGGCCCGCCACCCTCTTCCCGGGCGCGATGGCCATGGGCGCGGGCGGATCGCGCGGCGACGCCCGCACCCTCGGCCGGATCTCCGGCGCCGAGCTGCGCGCGATCGGCATCAACCAGGACTACTCCCCCGACGCCGACGTGAACGTCAACCCGGCCAACCCGGTCATCGGCGTCCGGTCCTTCGGCGCCGACCCGGAGGCGGTCGCCGGTCTGGTGGCCGCCGAGGTGAAGGGCTACCAGGCCTCCGGCGTCGCGGCCACCGCCAAGCACTTCCCCGGACACGGCGACACGGCCGTCGACAGCCACTTCGGCTTCCCGGTCATCACGCACAGCCGGGAGCTGTGGGAGGAGCTGGACGCCGTGCCCTTCCGGGCCGCGATCCGGTCCGGCATCGACTCGATCATGACGGCCCACATCCAGTTCCCGGCCCTGGACGACGCCGGCGACCCGGCGACCCTCTCCCACCCGATCCTCACCGGCATCCTGCGCGGCGAACTGGGCTACGACGGCGTCGTGGTGACCGACTCCCTCGGTATGGAGGGCGTGCGCACCAAGTACGGCGACGACCGGGTGCCGGTGCTCGCCCTGAAGGCGGGCGTCGACCAGCTCCTCAACCCGCCGAAGCTGGACGTGGCGTGGAACGCCGTCCTGAACGCGGTGCGCGGCGGCGAGCTCACCGAGGCCCGGCTCGACGAGTCCCTCCTGCGCATCCTGCGCCTCAAGGCGAAGCTCGGACTCCTCCAGGACCCGTACGCCGACGAGGCCGCCGTCGACCGCAGGGTCGGCACGGACGAACACCTCGCGGCGGCCGACCGGATCGCCGAGCGCACGACGACACTGCTGGTCAACGAGGGCGGCATCCTGCCGCTGTCCCGCCGTACGCACACCAAGGTGCTGGTCGTCGGCGCCGACCCGGCCTCCCCGTCGGGTACGACCGGCCCGCCCACCGGCGTTCTGGCCGGCGCACTCACCGAACTGGGCTTCGCGGCCACGGCCCTGTCGACCGGCACGGCTCCCTCGGCCGCCACCATCGCCAAGGCGGTCGCGGCCGCGCAGAACGCGGACGCGGTGGTCGTGGGGACGTACAACCTCACGGCGAGCAGCAGCCAGAAGACGCTCGTGCGGCAACTCCTCGCCACTGGCAAGCCGTTGGTGGCCGTGGCCATCAGGAACCCGTACGACGTGGCCCAACTGGGCGAGGTCCGCGGCTACCTGGCGTCCTACTCCTGGACCGACGTCGAACTGCGCGCCGCGGCCCGGGTGATCGCCGGGCAGGTGGACCCGCAGGGCACGCTGCCGGTGCCGGTGCAGCGGGCGGACGATCCGACCCAGGTGCTGTACCCCGTCGGCCACGGGCTGTCGTACTGA